The stretch of DNA GAATTGCATGCCCAGTTAAGGGCTACCCGGGCAGATTTCGAACGCCAACTTGAGGCTCGGCGTCTCCAATTCGAAAAAACGAACGAAAAAATCAAGCAAAAATCGGGACGTAATCTTCTCGGAGCCATTGGCATCGGAGTTGGCTTAGGCGCACTGTTACTTCTGAGCCTCTTGGTCACCAAAGAGCTATTTATGTTCTTTGCAGCTTTTTTGCTGGGGATATCTGCTGTTGAGTTATCTACAGCGCTGAGGGCTATGGGGCGGCGCGTACCACGCATTCCCTCGGCAGCCACAGCTGTCGTAGCTGTACCAGTGGCCTATTACTTTGGTGTTATCGCTGCCATTGGGGTTGCCATCATCGGGGTAGTTTTTGTCTCCGCATGGCGTGCTCTCGAAATCAAGAGGGGGGTTCATGCCATTGCGGATGTGAGCCTGTTCAAAGATTTCAAAGCTGCTGCTTTTGTTCAGGCCTACGTCACCGTTTTGGGAAGCTTTGCCGTGGCATTGGTGTCACAACCCAACGGACAATGGTGGACTCTGGCCTTCTTGATCATTGTTGTCTCCGTGGACACTGGCGCTTATGT from Aurantimicrobium sp. MWH-Uga1 encodes:
- a CDS encoding phosphatidate cytidylyltransferase; this encodes MNENPHRDEHSKRNPAGELHAQLRATRADFERQLEARRLQFEKTNEKIKQKSGRNLLGAIGIGVGLGALLLLSLLVTKELFMFFAAFLLGISAVELSTALRAMGRRVPRIPSAATAVVAVPVAYYFGVIAAIGVAIIGVVFVSAWRALEIKRGVHAIADVSLFKDFKAAAFVQAYVTVLGSFAVALVSQPNGQWWTLAFLIIVVSVDTGAYVSGLNFGKHPMAPKISPKKTWEGFAGAGVAAIIAAVVLSIFMLGQPWWFGLILGPILLVTATLGDLGESHIKRTIGVKDMSSWLAGHGGFLDRLDSILPSALVTYVIYVLVVH